The stretch of DNA GGTCGACACAGTGATGGCCATTGCGGGCCGGTGGCGGTTCAGTCACGCGGGCCGGTTCAGCATCGCCTACCGCGAAGCGTTCGGAACCCCGCCGAGTCGGACGTTGCGCGGGGCGTAGCCCGGCGAAGCGTCAGCCCTGGAAGAATCCGTCGCGGGTGAAGAAACCGGGCTGCCAACCTTGCTCGCCGAGGCACAACAGCGGGCGTCCGTCCGGGGTCTGGGCCGCGGCTTGCGGCTTCGGGCACGGCGAGCCGACCTCTTGAACGCCGAACAACTCGTACGTGGTCACCCAGAAACCGGTGGTGACCGGGGGCCACTGATTCGCGATCCACCGGCATTGCAGGGCCTCGCCACCGGGCCCGCGCCCGAACGTGAAGAAGTCCATGTTGTCGCACGGCGCGGCGAGGTGGGCGTCGTAGTTCATGCCGGGCACGTCGGTGGCGTAGTGCCCCGGCTGGTCGAAATACATGTTGTCGTTGTCGGCGACAGCGGCAGGCGCCGTGCACACGGCAGCACCCGCGATCGCGGCGGCGGCGAAAAGTACGCGAATCATGTCCCACCCCTTGGTCGTCCTGACCGGTTGGCCTTCGCGAAGCCTAACGGGTGCGGTCTGGGCCGTGAACGTTTTCCTGGAGCGGACTGCTCGACGCGTTGGATCACTGCACGACGATATCGAGCGGGATGTCGAATCGCTCGTGGGTCCCGTCGACGCGGCGGCTGTACGCATGCCGCCCGCCGCCCGGCTCGATGGGCAGCGTGATCTGCGTCAGCACCATGAACTTCATCGCGCTGGGAAACTGGATTTTCGTCGACAACCTCGGCCTTGTTGGCGAAGAAGGCTCCGGCTAGCCGCATGCCACGGAAGTTACCGTAAGTCACAGCAAACGTCGGGGCAAACTGGATTGGTCAATGCACTAAGGGGAATCGTGCGCGCAGCAATATCGCGCAGCAATATAGGGAGCGCCTTGGCGGTCGGGCGAATCAGACCAGGATGAGGACCACCACGACCATCGCCGCGACGGCGATCGCGCCGACGATCCACACCACCGCGAAGCTCGGCCGCTCGGGTGCGGTCTGCTTGAAAATGCATTCACTCGGATGGTTGCAGTCGCACTGGCGGGTACAGCCGTAAGGGTTCATGTGGGCTCCAGCTGATCAGACCAGTTAGACCCATGATTCGCGCAACGCTTGTTCAAATGCCGCAAATTACCTGCTTAGTTGCGAAACCGTGTCGCGCATGCTGCGGCATTGCACAACAGTGATCATGTTGGCGAGTAAGTCGGCTGCGGCCGGGGCGCTGCGCGAACGATTTGGCGTGCACGTCACGATATCCAATTGCCCATCGTTGTCCGCACCAGGTCGCCCAGCACATGACGCGCCTATTGCGCAACGACGACAGCCATTGCCGCTCGGAGTCTCGGTTCACGACCACGCTGGCAGGACGCTCGGCGCTTCCACGAGGGCGATGCCCGTTAAGCGGCGGGTGCCGAAGCTGGCCAGAAAACTCTCGGTAGTCGACGTTGATAACGACGCCAGGCTCAACCCAATTGACACCCTCACCGCTACGCAAGCCGCTGAACGGCGAAGTGCTACATGCGATTTCGGTCAACCGGGCGCAACTGGCGGCGAAGGTGGCCGGTGAATCCGAAAGCCACATGACCGCAGCACACAAACCGTCCGCTGGCGTCGTGGGCGCCGACCAACAGTGACCCGATGGTGGCCCTGCGGCCGGCAACCCATCCACCGGCCACCATCGGTGCGCGGTGTCGCACAACGCTTTTGATCCATGCGTTGGAGCGGCGTCCAGGCTGACAAGTCGAACTTGCCCGCTTAGCAGCTCGCGCGTTCTCGGCTAGCGACCGAGAATGTTGCCGATCATCCCGCCGACGCTGGCCGCACTGGCGCCGGCCTGCTGACCGCCGCCTTTCCCGCCCATGAATGACCCGGGCAGTTCCTCGGAGGGCTGAACGACGACGAAACCGTTGCCCTGAAACGACATCGTGAACGCCTCGCCAGTGGTGCGACCGATGAGTGTGCCCAAGCCAAGTTGGTCGGCGCGGTGGAATCCCGTCTGCAGCGACGTGGACCAGCAGATCGCGGCCTGCGGATCCGCGTATGTCGGCTGGTCGACGTTGAGCACTACCGGGGCACCCTTCGAAGTGATTGCGATGCGACCCTGGCCGGCAAAGACACAGTTGAACAGGCCCGCATTCGACAACATTCCAGCGCCCTGCACGCGGCGGATGTCGTAGGTGAGCGTCGGGTCGAACGCGAGCACGTTCTTGCCGTTGATGGTGAGAGAGTCGTGGGGACCGTCGAGGTCGATGAGGTGCACGTCGGCCGCAAGGTCGGCGAGGAACACGTCACCGACACCGGTGCATCTCATGATCGGCACGCCCTCGCCAGTGAGTTGCTGCTTGAGGAACTTGCCGACGCCGCCCGAGCCCAGCGGCTGAAACTGCACGTTGCCCTGGTAGGCGACCATCGAGCCCTGGCGCACCAGCATGTCACCGTTGAGCGCAATCTTGAGCATCTTGCCGTTCTGCAGCTTCATCCCTGGCTGTTGAGTCTGAGCCTCGGCGTTGTCGGGCGAAAAGAGGTTGCTACGCATAAACAATCCCTCCGGAGTGCAAGAGACTTGGTTGCTGTCACTCTAGTGGCGCCACTAACTTCGTCAGTGATGAACGGGGAAGGTGTCGGCTAAGGTCAGCGTTCGCGCGCGCTCGTTCTTCCAGCCGTTCTCGAAGCGCGATGGTTGTTGCTGATGCAAGCGCAGCTAAATAGCCTTGCTAGAAAGATTCATATCGCTATTGACACGTGGGACAATTTATGTGGCCCGACCCCTTTCCGGTCCGACGCTCACCCCCGGGGCGCCGAGGGGAGCCCCGCCAGACACGTATCCCCCCACGGCGCCTGGCGGGGCGGGTACGGCGGGCGGCGGGCCAGGCTCGCTGCTGAACTCTCAGGGTCACCCCGTCGATCGCCTAACGCCGAATTAAGACGTGACCAACCTCAAAGCGACGCTGATGAATACGTTCCTCGCGCCA from Mycobacterium sp. JS623 encodes:
- a CDS encoding AIM24 family protein, with product MRSNLFSPDNAEAQTQQPGMKLQNGKMLKIALNGDMLVRQGSMVAYQGNVQFQPLGSGGVGKFLKQQLTGEGVPIMRCTGVGDVFLADLAADVHLIDLDGPHDSLTINGKNVLAFDPTLTYDIRRVQGAGMLSNAGLFNCVFAGQGRIAITSKGAPVVLNVDQPTYADPQAAICWSTSLQTGFHRADQLGLGTLIGRTTGEAFTMSFQGNGFVVVQPSEELPGSFMGGKGGGQQAGASAASVGGMIGNILGR